From one Gracilinanus agilis isolate LMUSP501 chromosome 5, AgileGrace, whole genome shotgun sequence genomic stretch:
- the SMARCD3 gene encoding SWI/SNF-related matrix-associated actin-dependent regulator of chromatin subfamily D member 3 isoform X3: protein MGCAKRRKMADKILPQRIRELVPESQAYMDLLAFERKLDQTIMRKRVDIQEALKRPMKQKRKLRLYISNTFNPAKPDAEDSDGSIASWELRVEGKLLDDPSKQKRKFSSFFKSLVIELDKDLYGPDNHLVEWHRTPTTQETDGFQVKRPGDLSVRCTLLLMLDYQPPQFKLDPRLARLLGLHTQSRSAIVQALWQYVKTNRLQDSHDKEYINGDKYFQQIFDCPRLKFSEIPQRLTALLLPPDPIVINHVISVDPSDQKKTACYDIDVEVEEPLKGQMSSFLLSTANQQEISALDSKIHETIESINQLKIQRDFMLSFSRDPKGYVQDLLRSQSRDLKVMTDVAGNPEEERRAEFYHQPWSQEAVSRYFYCKIQQRRQELEQSLGVRNT from the exons TGCCAAGAGGAGGAAGATGGCTGACAAAATCCTCCCTCAAAGG ATCAGAGAGCTGGTGCCCGAGTCCCAAGCTTACATGGACCTGCTGGCCTTTGAGAGGAAGCTGGACCAGACTATCATGAGGAAGCGAGTGGACATCCAAGAAGCCCTGAAGAGGCCGATGAAG CAAAAGAGGAAGCTTCGGCTCTACATCTCCAACACGTTCAACCCAGCAAAGCCAGATGCGGAGGACTCCGATGGCAGCATCGCATCCTGGGAACTGCGGGTGGAGGGGAAACTGCTGGATGAT CCCAGCAAGCAGAAGCGGaagttctcttccttctttaagaGCTTGGTCATTGAGCTGGACAAAGACCTCTATGGCCCAGACAACCACCTGGTGGAG TGGCATCGGACACCCACAACACAGGAGACAGATGGATTCCAGGTAAAGAGGCCAGGAGACCTGAGTGTGCGCTGCACCTTACTCCTTATGTTGGACTACCAG CCTCCCCAGTTCAAACTGGACCCTCGCCTAGCCCGACTGCTGGGGCTTCACACCCAGAGCCGATCAGCCATCGTGCAGGCTCTGTGGCAGTATGTAAAAACAAATCGGCTGCAGGATTCCCATGACAAGGAGTACATCAATGGGGACAAGTACTTCCAGCAG ATCTTTGACTGTCCCCGGCTGAAATTTTCTGAAATCCCCCAGCGCCTCACAGCCCTGCTACTGCCCCCAGACCCAATTGTGATCAACCATGTCATCAG TGTGGACCCGTCAGACCAGAAGAAGACAGCATGCTATGACATTGACGTGGAAGTGGAGGAGCCACTGAAGGGTCAGATGAGCAGCTTCCTTCTGTCCACAGCCAACCAACAGGAGATCAGTGCCCTGGATAGTAAG ATCCATGAGACGATCGAGTCTATAAACCAGCTCAAAATTCAGAGGGACTTCATGCTGAGTTTCTCCAGAGACCCCAAAGGCTATGTCCAAGACTTGCTCCGCTCTCAGAGTCGGGACCTTAAG GTAATGACAGATGTAGCAGGAAATCCTGAAGAGGAACGTCGGGCAGAGTTCTACCACCAGCCCTGGTCCCAGGAAGCTGTCAGTCGCTATTTCTACTGCAAG ATCCAGCAGCGCAGGCAGGAACTGGAGCAATCCCTGGGTGTACGCAACACCTAG